TGCTATCGGATCACCCAGCATTTGCCACCCCACTTGCAGAAGGAGACGCAAACGCTTCTACCCCTGCTGGTGCCGAGGAGGAGATGGAGACTACTTTCAACCTCGGGTTGACCGAGAAGCAGCGCCAGGACAGGGACGGCATAGTGCTTCCTTACTTCGATGCTCAGACTGAAATTGGTGGTGGAGAAGGGGGTCGGATTCTATATGAAATGGGCAGAGAGGATGATTTcgatgacgaggaggatgaaaTATGACACCATAATATACAAGATACCCATTCAAACTAATGTCATTTGCCCAAGTGCTCAGCGCAAGCATATGATACCCGGGCCATTCCAGCAAAGCTCTCCCATGGCGGCTACGGGTATGGATGGCAGGTTggtaagcaagcaagcaagcaaagtTGGCTATGTTACTGGTTGCACCATTGTGCCGAACCCTAACCCGTATTTTGACACTTTACACGTGATTGTCTTCAGAAGTTTCCAGGATTGTCATGCGCGACGCTCCGACCCACCTGCATCTGCAACTGCAACTTCATCTGGTATTTTATCAAACAGATATCGGGCTAATAGCACACCACCTAAAATACTTCCCGGTTTGCCCAAGAAGACTTCTTTTTCACGATCATCCGTATACGGCTACCCTCGCATCCGAATCGCATCATGGCCGGAGATAGGAGACCCCGTCGCGACGACGGCAGAGAAAACAGTGGCGGATTCCGGAACCGCCACGAGTCCGATGGACGAAGAGACAGGCGAGACCGTGGCGACGATTATCGTAGGAGAGATGACGATCGCGACAACAGGAGTCGCAGGTATCGCTCGCGTTCAAGATCCGCAGACCGCGGAGGTAGCCATCGCGACCGCCGACGGGATGATCGCGATAGGTCGCGTGACCGGGGGGCCAGAGACAGGCCTAGGAGACCACAAGATGACAACCgtggtgaccggcgacgtgGCGACGAGCGAAACCCGACTGACAGGGAGCGCGGCTACAACAGAGGTAAGATTCTCCAACGCCACGTGCTGATGGAGCTCTCCTGGGATGCATCCTTGGGTAGACTTTTCTAGGCTGACACTTGTCCAGATCACCCTCCTCGCGACAGAGATAGTCGGCGTTCAGCATCGCCCCGACGCCGCAGCACAAGCCCAGTACGAGACCGGCGTAACGATCGAGAGACTGATCTCCCGACTAGGACCAGAGGAGGTCCTGAGCGCTCGGGCGCAGCCATGTCCGTCAAAGTAGGTAGTCAAGACGATGAGGGAAAACGCGGTCGGGATCGCGACGACAAGAATTTGGGTCAAGGCGACAAGCCCATGGGGCaaaacgacgacgacgacgacgacgttgAAGTTGCGGAAGAcgatgatgctgctgctatGCAAGCCATGATGGGCTTCGGTGGCTTCGGTACGACAAAGAACACCAAAATCCTGGGTAACAATGTCGGCGCAGTCCGCAAAGAGAAGAAGACCGAGTACCGTCAGTACATGAACCGTGCTGGAGGATTTAACAGGCCACTGAGCCCGACTCGTTAGAAGTCCCGGCAGGTCTTGCGATGAAAGATTGATGACGCTTCCCACCCTCGGGTGCATCAGCTTTCTGCGAATTGTATGTATGCCTTGATATTTATTTCTCTTGACAACCCTGGGTACGACCTTTAGCTCAATTCAAATTATTCTTTTATTCTAGCTTGAGAAGTCACTCCTTTCCCCAGGGGGCTCCTGAATGTTGCAGAAACTTGACAAATTTGCTGTGAGTATCTATCCAAACCCTTTGAAACCTGTTGATTGTCAATATGCACATGCATGCTACTGTGCTAGTATTGTCATACTGCCAGATGTTGGTGATAAACTGCCTGACAAAAAGAGCCTGCCAATGCTCCCCTTTCCATCTTTCGAGATGGAGAACAGACTATATGTCTGTCTGTATATACTGCCTAGAGTTTTGTCACCCCACATTCACATGTACCGGGGGTTTGCAATCGTGCACCCAGTAGGCTAAGCCCAAGGAACATAGACTAATGGTGAGCTCCAAATTGTTCAGTCTCGGCGAGTAATAGCGTAGATGTAAACATCGTACTAGCGCAGGAGAATAATGAGCAAAGTATAGGCTTGCGCCAAACCCTTTTCAGCTCTACTGTTGTACTTCGACCGGGAGCTTCCTAGTGTGACAAGTTGTGATGGTAGCTCAGGggagtgttttttttgtgtcaGAACAGACACATCGTCTACTTCGCAGAAAATGTCCCGCCCAGTTCTACCTGCTATCTACACCTTATCTAAGTAACTCACGAAGTAactagataggtaggtacgtacctgccTACTAAGTAAGCAATCCAACTTCGTATTATAGACCTAACTGCAACCCATCAATAGCAAAACAGCCTCAACCCCAGCACCCCGCCATGCAAGGGGGAGAAGCCGCCGTTGGGACCCCACCTGCAGGGAGCTATACCCATGTCCGACCCTGGGCCGACCTACCAAGGCCTCTCTACCGTCGCTGTTCCACAAATTCTAGTGGTGTTACGTAGCTCCTCTCAAATAGATAGCTGTCACCAAACGTGGTCATAACCGATTGATGTCGGAACCTCGAAGCTGCAGATGCAAGCTTGGATTGAAGCTTCCTGCAAGTCGCAAACACAATTTTCGACGGGCATTCACCACAGCATTGAAACCCAGGCTGGTCCAGAGGTACGCGAAGACAAGCTCTTCGCTTTCTAGCTGGTCGACATGACCTTTAAGCGCCAATTGAAGGACTGCCTGGTCACGTCCGTCCTGCTGGCAAACTTGTTCGGCACTGCCGTCGCGAAAGATGAGTCCATCCTGCACACTGAGGTTGCGCACCTGAATAACGACACTTTACTATGGGGACCTTACAAGCCAAATTTATATTTTGGAGTCCGCTCACGGACGCCCAAGTCTTTGAATATGGGCTTGCTGTGGGCGAAGCTCGACAACTACAATGAGGTCCAACATCGTGAGTTGACAGGCCCGCCGGTATactgcacaaaaaaaaaagaccgaaACAGCTCTGACAGTTTCTCACAAACTTCTCCTACATGCAGACATAAGGTATACTTGCGAGCAGAATGAAGGCATGGCTGGGTATGGCTGGGACGAGTACGACACCCGGAGAGGCGGCGTACAAACCATCCACGATGCTCAAAACCAAATTGACATCAGCACATCCTTTGTCAAAATTCCCGGTGGTGCAAATGGTGGCAGCTGGGCAGCAAGGATCAAGGGAGAACTGCGACCGGATGCGGCCAAGGACGCCAAGACGGGCGTGTGGCTGTATATCACACAGGAGGGCCTGGGAAGTCTCGAGACCGTGGGCTCCGGCGACGATAACGGTTTCCCAGATGACTTCAGCCTCAAAGGAAACTCGCAGACCCTGGGCGACTATAAAATCTCGGTCACTAAAGGAACTGGCGAGCATCCCGATGGACATGAGGAGCTTTCAAAGGAGCGCGATCTCAAAAAGACGTCCGTCCAGTCAATCAGCATTCCCGAGGAAGCGCTCTGGCAGGCAAAGCCGGTCATCTTTCGTCAGCTAAAGGAGCATATTGAGAGTATTCAATCGCGTTTCGGGGAAGAGGACACGCCACAACCCTGGGACGTCTACGCTCTCCCGCACAAGCCTGGCGGCGGCAACGCCCACATTGTTCAAAAGATATTCGAAGGATCATTCGAGTTTGATGTCATCTTCAACAGCGCATCGGCTGGGAAGGAGCTTGGCAGCGACGATGTTACTCGCGAGATCCGTTCCACTACCGAGGCATTTGGCGAGCGGTTCTCTGATGTTTTCAATCTGAAAGCGCCATTCACGGCCGACAAGTACAAGAAATTTGGCCGCAGCATGTTTTCGAACCTCATTGGTGGCATAGGCTACTTCTACGGAGATTCCGTGGTCGATCGCTCTTACGCTCCCGAGTACGAAGAGGAGAACGAAGGTTTCTGGGAGGAGGCTGCTCAGGCCAGAGCCCGCAAGCAAGAAGGGATGGAGGAGCCTAGCGAGCTGTTTACTAGCATTCCATCCCGACCTTTCTTCCCTCGTGGTTTCTTGTGGGATGAAGGCTTCCACCTGATCCCCATTGCCGACTGGGATATGGATCTCACTTTGGAGATTGTCAAGAGTTGGTTCAACTTGATGGATGATGATGGATGGATCGCAAGAGAGCAGATCCTGGGTGCCGAAGCTCGCAGCAAGGTTCCCGCTGAGTTCCAGGTACAATACCCTCACTATGCGAATCCGCCGACCTTGTTCTTTATTATAGACACATTTGTCGAGAGGCTGCGCAAGTTGAACGGTACCATGCCTGCGCACAAAGAGCAGCTCTCTCAGGGAGCTTCGGTTTCCAACTCGcacattgagaaccccatcGTAGGCACCGAGTTCCTGCGAAACTTGTACCCGTTGCTGCGCAAACAGTATGACTGGTTCCGCTCGACCCAGAAGGGAGACATCAAGTCCTACGACCGCGAAGCGTTTTCCAAGCGCGAGGCCTACAGGTGGCGGGGGCGAACCGTCCAGCATGTTCTCACTAGCGGCCTGGACGACTACCCTCGCCCTCAGCCCCCTCACCCTGGCGAGTTGCACGTCGATCTCATGTCTTGGATGGGTCTCATGACCAAGTCTCTCCTCAACATTGCCGATGCGTTGGGAATGCAGGAGGAGGTCGCTGAGTTCCAGAAGAACTTGGAGGCCATTGAGCGCAACCTGGATGACCTTCACTGGTCCGAGAAGGAAGGATGTTACTGCGATGCAACCATTGACGCTTTTGAGGAGCACCAGCTGGTGTGCCACAAGGGCTATATCTCTCTGTTTCCCTTCATAACTGGTCTCCTCAAGCATGACAGCTCGAAGCTAGGGAGGACCTTGGATCTGATTGGTGACGAGGAAGAGCTCTTCAGCCCTCATGGTATTCGCAGTCTGAGCTTGAAGAATGAGTTTTACGGTACAGCTGAGAATTACTGGAGAAGCCCAGTCTGGATCAACATCAACTATCTCACTTTGGTGCAGCTCAAGGTAAGATGACCTGTTTTTGCCTTAGTGGTACTTGGAAAACTTGACTAACGTCTTGATCAATGCAGAACGTTGCCACCCAGGATGGCCCCTACAAGCAAAAAGCCAAGGATTTGTACACCAAACTTCGGATCAACCTTATCGACACAGTCTACAAAAGCTGGGAGGAGACGGGCTTCGCCTGGGAACAGTACAACCCTGAGACTGGCAAGGGACAGCGAACGCAGCACTTTACGGGCTGGACCAGCCTGGTGGTGAAAATTATGACCATGGACGACTTGGGTGGGGGCGCAGCTCCGTCGAAGGGCCATGAGAAGGATGAGCTCTGATTAGCGCAAACTGTGATTGACAAATGAACGATAAATATACCCTCGAGGTGAATAacacttcagcgcccgcgtGGGTCACGGTAAATCAATGATGGGGAAATATTGAAAATAAATCGAGAGAATTTTGCAAAGAATTGGGACTCATCTTATGCTTGATGTAAATAGCTGCCATCAGCAGGGGCCAGGGACGACCGCTATTGTGAAGCTTTTGCAATGAATTTGCAAGGGCGCTCCTCGCCGAAGTCCTGTGTATTCAGTGATGGATTAGATGTGGTAAACATTAGCATTTAAGATCAAGGCGTCCAGGTGTTTGGGCCTGTTGTGGCACCCAGTCGTGATCGCCGGCCTATCGCAGCAGTTCTATGCATATTGGTATGATCTTCACAACAAGCCCAAAGATGGACAGCATGTCGTTTTCTCTTAATATTCTTCGAATATAGTTCAGATTGATTAGATTTGACTTTacatacgaccatacccactggaatatacgggatcccgtccgctctcccctagtcaaaccagtgagggccgaactagtactcaggtgggtgaccactggggaatcctcggtgttgtatgttttgtttttttatttttccttgTCTTTATTACTTACCATCATCCATCCTCCCTTATCTTGTTTAAAGGTTATTCATCATCTTGCGTGGTGACGActctctagaactagaccatGATATCCACCACGTCGTGGTGGTAGTTAAAGATTTCTGAATGCGGTAGTGGTAATGAGAAGGTTGGGGCAGCCTTTAAGAACCAAAATGCCCGTGGACTGGAAACTGGAGAAAAAATGGGGCTCAATTGTGATACACCATCATCTCCATCAATCCATGGATATTTCTGATATGCCAGTCGTATGTGTACAGCATTATACATATGATATAAACTACAGACACAGTCTTTCACAGCTTCAGCACGAGCCAGTCTTTGAACTGGTCCGGGTACTTGTTCCTAATCtttcccaacaacccacCGATCGGGCCCTGCAACAGCATGCCATCACGCCAAAGCTTCTCTCCAGCCAAATGGTTGATAAAACCGTCAGGACCAGAGACAAACAACAGGTTCCGACCCCTGGATGAGCCCTCGCACCGACAACCGGGCCCTTCCCCAGCCGGCGAATCGGTTGTCGTGTGCTGAAGCAACAGGCTGGAGTGATATGGGCATGCCTCGCCATCCTGTGGTGGGCCTGGCTTCCTTGCAGAGATGGCCTTGGCCACGATGCACTCGTCGATGAACTTCTTCTCCTCGTCCACCACGCACTCCAGGCCAAGCTTCTTTCCGTGCCGCTGCCTCATCCCGGCGAGCTGGCGCATGATGGAGGAACTCTGTGCAGTGTCGGCCCTTACGCGATTCGCCCAGGTTATCTGCACTTCAGGCTTTGCAAGAGGCTTGTCCTTGTCTGCATACCTGTCCCCATCCAGCAGCCTGTGAGCGACCTGCATGGCGGGCGCGATGCCCGTGCCGCCAGCCAGGAACGTGACCTGCTTGTCCGCAGGATcgccgaggcgctcggcgacGTCCAAGCCCAGATACGGCCCGCGCAGCTCGACGATAGAACCAGGGCGCTTGCGAGCCAGATAGTTGGATACCTCACCCACGTTGCGCACGTACAGCCTGATCTCGCCGGCGGCGCGCTCCGCCTCGCGCTGGTCCTCGGTGTCCGCCCAATAGGGCGGCAGCGGGGTGTACTCGCGCACGATCTGAAGCTGGGGCTGCTTGACCTCGACGGCCCAGAGGCCGTGGCGCCAGGCACGGTCGTAGACGTCAAAGTTGCTGTGCTCGCGCAGCTGCAGGTCAAACAGCctgccctcgccgccgccgcgccagGGCGACAAGGACGACAGCCAGGCCAGTGTGGGGCCACGCcagggcgaggcgacggtgcggatgtggcggcggcgcgggcgcaGTGTGATGATGAAGCTGTTGTCGGTCAGGGGCTCCTTGGACACGACGGTAAAGGGGACAAAAGTCGTCGTGTTGAGCTCCCTGCCCGTGAAGAGGTACTGGGGCAGGGACAGAGGTCCGCATTGTTGCTTTGCCCAGTAGTAGAAGCCGGTGAGAGTGCCGCCTACACCCAGCGTGGCCAGTGCTATCTGCAGCCATGAGATCGGTTCCACTTCTGGTGgtggaggaggtggtggtgactTTGCCGTTGGGTCAGCAATAGCCTTGACTACCCCGGCTGGTTGATTCGTTGCTGTTGCACCCGCATCGTTGTTTCGCTGGGTCTCCCTCTCTGGAATGGTAGGTGTGTTGGACGAATATGAGCGGGAGTGCCACTGTCGATGGTGATTTGAGGGAGCTGCAGACTGCTTATGGCAGCTCTCAAGCCATGGTGAAGACTGAGAAAGAAGACACGCTTTGGAGCTTAATTTTCTGTTCAAACCGCGT
This DNA window, taken from Pyricularia oryzae 70-15 chromosome 6, whole genome shotgun sequence, encodes the following:
- a CDS encoding mannosyl-oligosaccharide glucosidase, producing MTFKRQLKDCLVTSVLLANLFGTAVAKDESILHTEVAHLNNDTLLWGPYKPNLYFGVRSRTPKSLNMGLLWAKLDNYNEVQHHIRYTCEQNEGMAGYGWDEYDTRRGGVQTIHDAQNQIDISTSFVKIPGGANGGSWAARIKGELRPDAAKDAKTGVWLYITQEGLGSLETVGSGDDNGFPDDFSLKGNSQTLGDYKISVTKGTGEHPDGHEELSKERDLKKTSVQSISIPEEALWQAKPVIFRQLKEHIESIQSRFGEEDTPQPWDVYALPHKPGGGNAHIVQKIFEGSFEFDVIFNSASAGKELGSDDVTREIRSTTEAFGERFSDVFNLKAPFTADKYKKFGRSMFSNLIGGIGYFYGDSVVDRSYAPEYEEENEGFWEEAAQARARKQEGMEEPSELFTSIPSRPFFPRGFLWDEGFHLIPIADWDMDLTLEIVKSWFNLMDDDGWIAREQILGAEARSKVPAEFQVQYPHYANPPTLFFIIDTFVERLRKLNGTMPAHKEQLSQGASVSNSHIENPIVGTEFLRNLYPLLRKQYDWFRSTQKGDIKSYDREAFSKREAYRWRGRTVQHVLTSGLDDYPRPQPPHPGELHVDLMSWMGLMTKSLLNIADALGMQEEVAEFQKNLEAIERNLDDLHWSEKEGCYCDATIDAFEEHQLVCHKGYISLFPFITGLLKHDSSKLGRTLDLIGDEEELFSPHGIRSLSLKNEFYGTAENYWRSPVWININYLTLVQLKNVATQDGPYKQKAKDLYTKLRINLIDTVYKSWEETGFAWEQYNPETGKGQRTQHFTGWTSLVVKIMTMDDLGGGAAPSKGHEKDEL